In one Melopsittacus undulatus isolate bMelUnd1 chromosome 4, bMelUnd1.mat.Z, whole genome shotgun sequence genomic region, the following are encoded:
- the LOC101872316 gene encoding LOW QUALITY PROTEIN: steroidogenic acute regulatory protein, mitochondrial-like (The sequence of the model RefSeq protein was modified relative to this genomic sequence to represent the inferred CDS: substituted 2 bases at 2 genomic stop codons) has product MHWDAAFSQKQPCSCIMLQATIKLCCGIAHDHLRHLPGLKTTAIAAIQKDTTGLMVRGSHHLSSKIPSYIQRLMGKETACPELAGNTSTSQLSSVDLSYITQGEAALQQALSILQQHTSWQAEMMLENGATMSSTALPGLGKVFRAEVVLPMPVARLHQELFERIEQMPQWNPAISTVKVLQRIGRDTLVTHEVTAPSPGNLVGQRDFVSVRHRGRKETAIYLVGTATHIEKLPLQKGCIRAESQLSCIVLQPLAGDPSHTRFTWLLSMDLKASANMLLGMXQQGIRIPVCKCAFLPGMGAPPLXPSGTKFGVFSLPKGWIPTSVINRVLPQSQADFIKHLGWHLSTTACP; this is encoded by the exons atgcactgggatgcagcaTTCTCCCAGaagcagccctgctcctgcatcaTGCTGCAGGCCACCATCAAGCTGTGCTGTGGCATTGCCCATGACCATCTCCGCCACCTGCCTG GGTTGAAGACAACAGCCATTGCAGCAATACAGAAGGACACAACAGGACTGATGGTAAGAGGGTCCCATCACCTGTCTTCCAAAATTCCTTCTTATATTCAGAGGCTGATGGGGAAGGAGACAG CCTGCCCTGAGCTGGCTGGAAACACCAGCACCAGCCAGTTGTCCAGTGTGGACCTCTCCTACATCACCCAGGgagaagcagccctgcagcaagcgctgagcatcctgcagcagcacaccaGCTGGCAGGCAGAAATGATGCTG GAAAATGGGGCTACCATGTCCAGCACTGCCCTCCCTGGGCTGGGAAAGGTGTTTCGGGCTGAAGTGGTCCTGCCTATGCCAGTGGCACGGCTGCACCAGGAGCTGTTTGAGAGGATTGAGCAAATGCCCCAGTGGAACCCAGCCATCAGCACAGTGAAG GTGCTGCAGCGCATTGGGAGGGACACACTGGTGACACATGAAgtcactgctcccagcccaggcaACCTGGTGGGCCAGCGGGATTTTGTCAGCGTGCGGCACCGCGGGAGGAAGGAGACAGCCATCTACCTGGTGGGCACTGCCACGCACATCGAGAAGCTGCCCCTACAGAAAGGATGCATCAG GGCCGAGTCCCAGCTGAGCTGCATAGTTCTGCAGCCACTGGCAGGGGACCCCAGCCATACCCGCTTCACCTGGCTCCTGAGCATGGACCTGAAGGCAAGTGCTAACATGTTGCTTGGAATGTGACAGCAAGGGATACGAATCCCAGTGTGCAAATGTGCCTTCCTCCCTGGGATGGGTGCTCCACCTCTTTGACCCAGTGGGACCAAATTTGGGGTGTTTTCTCTCCCAAAGGGCTGGATCCCCACATCTGTCATTAACCGTGTCCTGCCCCAGTCCCAAGCAGACTTCATCAAGCACCTTGGCTGGCACCTCTCTACTACTGCATGCCCTTGA